One region of Mycolicibacterium insubricum genomic DNA includes:
- a CDS encoding response regulator, translated as MAQSRVRVVVGDDHPLFRDGVVRALASSDGIEVVAEADDGTAALAAIREHRPAVALLDYRMPGLDGAQVAAAVLRDELPTRVLLLSAHDDAAIVYHALQQGAAGFLPKDSTRGEIVAAVLNCARGRDVVAPGLASGLAGEIRRRAEPSGPVLSPREREVLDMIAAGKSIPAIAGELFLAPSTIKTHVQRLYEKLEVSDRAAAVAEAMRRGLLE; from the coding sequence ATGGCGCAGAGTCGGGTTCGCGTGGTCGTCGGCGACGACCACCCGCTGTTTCGCGACGGCGTGGTGCGCGCGCTGGCCTCCAGCGATGGCATCGAGGTGGTCGCCGAGGCCGACGACGGAACCGCCGCGCTGGCGGCAATCCGCGAACACCGCCCGGCCGTCGCGCTGTTGGACTACCGGATGCCCGGACTCGACGGAGCCCAGGTCGCCGCTGCGGTGCTGCGCGACGAGTTGCCGACCCGCGTGCTGCTGCTCTCCGCCCACGACGATGCGGCCATCGTCTATCACGCACTGCAACAGGGCGCCGCGGGCTTTCTTCCGAAGGACTCGACCCGCGGGGAAATCGTTGCGGCGGTTCTCAACTGCGCCCGGGGTCGTGATGTGGTGGCGCCCGGGCTGGCGTCCGGACTGGCCGGTGAGATTCGCCGTCGTGCGGAACCGTCGGGCCCGGTGCTGAGTCCCCGCGAGCGCGAGGTGCTCGACATGATCGCCGCGGGCAAGTCGATCCCGGCCATTGCCGGCGAGCTGTTCCTGGCGCCGTCGACGATCAAGACCCACGTTCAGCGGCTCTACGAGAAACTCGAGGTGAGCGAT